A single region of the Lotus japonicus ecotype B-129 chromosome 4, LjGifu_v1.2 genome encodes:
- the LOC130715456 gene encoding uncharacterized protein LOC130715456 translates to MITMMMVADTVVVTASKSLSVLRASNSPLADSCADQIRAMIQTYDAVAPPPVKPNRCRVSRRTLLRRKQRTKRRLSGDDDKGNDGFLFGDGGGDGPFSGGGGGGRGWNYNRFGGGNNWEEPSLPDPAFDFVYQVLSWIMLSNCLHFAFKRIVQIVTDGSIVDSDREKVPARLAPVC, encoded by the coding sequence ATGATCACGATGATGATGGTCGCTGACACCGTCGTAGTAACCGCCTCCAAAAGCCTCAGCGTCCTCCGTGCCTCCAATTCCCCCCTCGCCGATTCCTGCGCCGACCAGATCCGCGCCATGATTCAGACTTACGACGCCGTGGCTCCGCCGCCTGTCAAACCCAACAGGTGTAGAGTATCTCGCCGGACGCTTCTCCGGCGGAAACAACGAACCAAACGGAGGCTATCGGGCGACGACGACAAAGGGAACGACGGGTTTTTATTCGGTGACGGTGGTGGAGATGGTCCTTTCAGCGGCGGAGGCGGCGGTGGAAGAGGGTGGAATTACAACAGATTTGGAGGTGGGAATAACTGGGAAGAACCGTCGTTGCCGGACCCTGCTTTTGATTTCGTGTATCAGGTGCTGTCGTGGATTATGCTATCGAATTGCTTGCATTTCGCGTTCAAGAGGATTGTTCAGATTGTTACGGATGGGTCGATTGTGGATTCTGATAGGGAAAAAGTTCCCGCCAGATTGGCTCCGGTTTGCTGA
- the LOC130710216 gene encoding pentatricopeptide repeat-containing protein At3g24000, mitochondrial-like isoform X1, producing MRGVSRRLQQISVLRDSFYYTDLLHLCKTTDSIKKAHAQVVVGGHEQDPFIVAKLVDKYTLHSDSGLEYARKVFDKLSARDVFCWNVVIKGYANVGPFAEALNVYDEMRCAGTTPNRYTYPFVLKACGAERASQKGHAIHGHAVKCGLDLDLFVGNALVSFYAKCQEVEASRKVFNEMPQRDIVSWNSMISGYTTNGYVDDAVLLFYDMFRHDDIGAPDNATLVTVLPAFAQKADIHAGYWIHCYIVKTGMKLDPALGSGLISLYANCGYISMARAIFDRISDRTIFVWNAIIRCYGMHGHAQEALSMFQQLVDAGLRPDGVVFLCLLSACSHAGMLAQGWDLFQTMETYGVAKSEAHYACIVDLLGRAGDLKKAVEFIQSMPIQPGKNVYGALLGACRIHKNIELAEFTAEKLFVLDPNNAGRYVILAQMYEDAGQWQDAARVRKAIRENDIKKPIGYSSVELESGHRKFGANDESHPYSAQIFETLQSLDRIMGKEAQTLNFL from the coding sequence ATGCGTGGCGTATCTCGAAGACTGCAACAAATTTCAGTTCTGAGAGACTCATTCTACTACACAGACCTGTTGCACCTTTGCAAAACCACCGACTCCATCAAGAAAGCACACGCCCAGGTTGTCGTCGGAGGCCACGAACAAGACCCTTTCATCGTCGCTAAGCTAGTCGACAAGTACACGCTACACAGTGATTCCGGCCTCGAATACGCACGGAAGGTGTTTGACAAATTGTCTGCAAGAGATGTTTTCTGTTGGAACGTGGTCATCAAGGGATACGCCAATGTGGGTCCTTTTGCAGAAGCTTTGAATGTTTATGATGAGATGCGTTGCGCTGGCACGACCCCGAACCGCTACACTTACCCTTTTGTTCTCAAGGCTTGTGGCGCCGAGCGAGCGTCGCAAAAGGGTCATGCGATTCACGGGCATGCTGTGAAGTGTGGGTTGGACTTGGATTTGTTTGTTGGCAATGCCCTTGTGTCGTTTTATGCTAAGTGTCAAGAGGTTGAAGCTTCGAGAAAAGTGTTCAATGAAATGCCTCAAAGAGATATTGTTAGTTGGAATTCGATGATTTCGGGATATACCACGAATGGATATGTGGATGATGCTGTTCTGCTGTTTTATGATATGTTCAGGCATGATGATATAGGTGCCCCTGATAACGCCACCCTTGTAACCGTTCTTCCTGCATTTGCTCAGAAAGCAGATATTCATGCAGGGTACTGGATTCATTGTTATATTGTCAAGACAGGGATGAAACTTGATCCGGCTTTAGGTAGTGGTCTTATATCACTATACGCAAATTGTGGCTATataagcatggcaagagccatctTTGACCGGATATCTGATAGAACTATCTTTGTGTGGAATGCAATAATTAGGTGCTATGGGATGCATGGCCATGCGCAGGAGGCGCTGAGTATGTTCCAGCAATTGGTTGATGCTGGCTTGCGTCCTGATGGCGTTGTGTTTTTGTGTTTGTTATCAGCTTGCAGTCATGCTGGTATGCTTGCTCAGGGCTGGGACCTTTTTCAGACCATGGAAACTTATGGAGTAGCAAAAAGTGAGGCGCATTATGCTTGTATTGTGGACCTTTTGGGGAGAGCTGGGGATCTGAAGAAAGCAGTGGAGTTTATTCAATCCATGCCTATTCAACCCGGGAAAAATGTTTATGGTGCCTTGTTGGGGGCTTGTAGAATACACAAAAACATAGAACTTGCTGAATTCACCGCAGAGAAGTTGTTTGTTTTGGACCCTAACAATGCCGGTCGTTACGTGATTCTAGCACAGATGTATGAAGATGCAGGTCAGTGGCAGGATGCTGCCAGGGTGAGGAAAGCAATCAGGGAGAATGATATCAAGAAGCCAATTGGGTATAGCTCTGTAGAGCTGGAATCTGGTCATAGAAAATTTGGAGCAAATGATGAGAGTCATCCATATTCAGCACAGATTTTCGAGACCTTGCAAAGCTTAGATAGGATAATGGGGAAAGAAGCTCAAACTCTAAACTTCTTATAG
- the LOC130715288 gene encoding pentatricopeptide repeat-containing protein At2g32630: MTSQKTLLRIVNNGVSFPSKQNQQQQLELAQKITHSLINSTGPNYFKPLHSMISCITPHVTHRVLSDPNLPPRSCLAFFNFLGTQHPHTALKPDLKAHVILLSRLFDARKFAAMKSILNSVVASGEIQCPVSGIVSLVDECEPHFAEKLCDMLFRVCSDNRLFEEAFRVYDYVEGKGLVIEERSCFVLLLALKKCGEVDLCLRFFRQMVESGSIEIRVQSLTLVIDGLCKRGEIGKAKELMDEMAGKGVVKPTVFTYNTLLNAYVARKDQRGVDEIRRLMEKEQIVPSLATYSILIQWYASLGDIGKAEKIFVEMHERNIEMDVYVYTSMISWNCRLGNIKRASALFDEMTQRDIVPNAHTYGALICGMCKAGQMEAAEVLLKEMQINGVDLNLVIFNTMMDGYCKRGMIDEALRLQDIMERKGFEADVFTYNILASGLCDLHRYEEAKRTLNTMIEKGLAPNVVSFTIFIEICCKEGNLAEAERFFRDMEKRGDVPNIITYNTLIDAYSKNEKVKQARMLKSEMVATGLQPDVYTYTSLILGECIVGRVDEALKVFDEMLLKGITGNVATYTAIISGLSKEGRSDEAFKFYDEMMTMGLIPDDRVFAALVGSLHKPSSDGEQK, encoded by the coding sequence ATGACTTCCCAGAAGACCCTTTTGAGAATTGTCAACAATGGTGTGTCCTTTCCTTCAAAGCagaaccaacaacaacaacttgaACTTGCCCAGAAGATAACCCACAGCCTCATCAATTCAACTGGTCCCAACTATTTCAAACCCTTGCACTCCATGATCTCCTGCATCACCCCCCATGTTACTCACCGTGTTCTCTCAGACCCCAATCTCCCACCTCGTTCTTGTTTAGCCTTTTTCAACTTCCTGGGAACCCAACATCCCCATACTGCACTCAAGCCTGACCTTAAGGCCCATGTGATTCTCCTTTCCAGGCTTTTTGATGCCCGAAAATTCGCCGCCATGAAGAGCATTTTGAATTCTGTTGTTGCTAGTGGGGAGATTCAATGTCCTGTTTCTGGTATTGTTTCATTGGTTGATGAATGTGAGCCCCATTTTGCTGAGAAGCTGTGTGATATGTTGTTCAGGGTCTGTTCTGATAATAGGTTGTTTGAAGAGGCTTTTAGGGTCTATGATTATGTGGAAGGGAAGGGGTTGGTGATAGAGGAGAGGTCTTGCTTTGTGCTTTTGCTTGCTTTGAAGAAATGTGGGGAGGTAGACTTGTGTCTTAGGTTTTTCCGCCAGATGGTCGAGTCGGGTAGCATTGAAATCAGGGTTCAGTCTTTGACACTTGTGATTGATGGGTTGTGTAAGAGAGGAGAGATTGGGAAAGCTAAGGAGTTGATGGATGAGATGGCGGGTAAAGGCGTTGTGAAACCAACCGTGTTTACTTACAATACATTGTTAAATGCATATGTTGCAAGAAAGGATCAACGTGGAGTTGATGAGATACGAAGACTGATGGAGAAGGAGCAAATTGTTCCTAGTTTGGCTACATATAGTATTTTGATACAATGGTATGCGAGTTTAGGTGATATCGGGAAAGCTGAGAAGATATTTGTGGAAATGCATGAGAGAAATATAGAAATGGATGTTTACGTCTATACATCAATGATAAGTTGGAATTGTAGGTTAGGAAATATTAAAAGGGCTTCTGCTTTATTTGATGAGATGACTCAGAGAGACATAGTTCCTAATGCTCATACTTATGGGGCCTTGATTTGTGGGATGTGCAAAGCAGGTCAAATGGAGGCTGCGGAAGTCTTGTTAAAAGAGATGCAAATTAATGGAGTTGACCTAAATTTAGTAATATTTAACACCATGATGGACGGTTATTGCAAAAGAGGAATGATAGATGAAGCTTTGAGACTGCAAGATATCATGGAAAGGAAAGGATTTGAAGCGGATGTATTTACATACAACATTCTTGCTAGTGGGCTCTGTGATTTGCATAGGTATGAGGAAGCCAAGAGGACATTGAATACAATGATAGAGAAGGGTTTGGCTCCAAATGTTGTGTCTTTCACTATATTTATTGAGATATGTTGTAAAGAAGGAAACCTTGCAGAAGCTGAGAGGTTCTTTAGGGACATGGAGAAGAGGGGAGATGTGCCTAATATTATTACATATAATACTCTAATAGATGCATATAGCAAGAACGAAAAAGTTAAGCAAGCTCGTATGTTAAAATCTGAAATGGTAGCGACGGGATTACAGCCAGATGTATATACATACACATCACTAATACTAGGGGAATGTATTGTTGGCAGGGTAGATGAGGCATTGAAAGTTTTCGATGAAATGTTGTTAAAGGGCATAACTGGAAATGTTGCGACATATACGGCGATTATTTCAGGTTTATCCAAGGAGGGGAGATCTGATGAAGCATTTAAATTTTATGATGAGATGATGACAATGGGCCTAATACCTGATGATAGAGTTTTCGCCGCACTTGTTGGCAGCCTTCATAAACCCAGCTCTGATGGGGAACAAAAGTAG
- the LOC130710216 gene encoding uncharacterized protein LOC130710216 isoform X4, protein MESKSDRADDKKRQPISMFPDLNGVFSSLLQTDGEDAGYISICGYGSLLSERSARATFPNLTNFRIARLTGFRRLFSAVGAFFFTQGIANLKTEEIAGLSAEPCEGEVIVVTVFDIKKTEIPAFIKREREYRFVAVVPESLDGKPFTNPAVLCTSYTDEEFFKFRCIEGREIYFEQYGEYEIHKIWRDDVLPCRVYLRHCS, encoded by the exons ATGGAATCAAAGTCTGATCGAGCTGATGACAAAAAACGCCAACCAATCTCCATGTTCCCTGATCTCAACGGCGTCTTCTCCTCCCTCCTCCAAACAGATGGAGAAGATGCCGGTTACATCTCCATATGCGGCTACGGTTCTCTCCTCTCCG AGAGAAGTGCCAGAGCCACATTCCCCAACCTTACTAACTTCAGAATCGCCAGATTAACCGGCTTCCGCCGCCTCTTCTCCGCCGTTGGAGCCTTTTTCTTCACTCAAGGCATCGCAAACCTCAAAACAGAG GAAATTGCTGGCCTCTCAGCTGAGCCTTGTGAAGGTGAAGTTATTGTAGTCACGGTTTTTGATATTAAAAAAACAGAG ATTCCAGCATTTATCAAAAGGGAGCGCGAATATCGGTTTGTAGCT GTTGTCCCTGAATCACTAGATGGGAAGCCCTTTACCAATCCAGCA GTCCTTTGTACTTCTTACACCGATGAAGAATTCTTTAAATTCAGATGCATTG AGGGCAGGGAAATATATTTTGAACAATATGGAGAGTATGAGATCCATAAGATTTGGCGTGATGATGTTTTACCGTGCCGTGTTTATCTTCGTCATTG CTCATAA
- the LOC130713299 gene encoding putative invertase inhibitor: MWKQINEVLFTFELVLKTFKLSLLESAPESVHSCKHTLHFKVCVSSLRSVPSSKSSDLKNLSSNYAAKTLSYVCELKSSTDNVTNNNSYMSRCLSDCIEEYKEARENLQDSAEALAEGDYDKVDTLVSAAMSDAETCEDGFKEVFIYDGNKDYSNPSLTKRNSYFSELCSNALAITKLLAQDFCGS; this comes from the exons ATGTGGAAGCAAATTAATGAGGTGTTATTTACTTTTGAATTGGTGCTGAAAACGTTCAAGTTATCTttactggaatctgcccctgaaTC AGTCCATTCTTGCAAGCACACTCTTCATTTCAAAGTGTGTGTATCTTCCTTAAGATCAGTTCCTAGTAGCAAAAGTTCAGATCTCAAAAATCTGAGCTCAAATTATGCTGCAAAGACATTGTCATATGTGTGTGAGCTGAAATCTTCTACTGATAATGTCACCAACAACAACAGTTACATGTCTCGTTGCTTAAGTGATTGCATAGAGGAATACAAAGAAGCCAGAGAGAATTTGCAGGACTCAGCAGAAGCACTTGCAGAAGGAGATTATGACAAGGTAGATACATTGGTGTCTGCTGCTATGTCAGATGCAGAAACATGTGAGGATGGCTTCAAGGAGGTGTTCATTTATGATGGCAATAAGGATTATTCCAATCCTTCTCTTACTAAGCGCAACAGTTACTTCTCTGAACTGTGTAGTAATGCTCTGGCCATCACAAAATTATTAGCCCAGGATTTTTGTGGAAGTTAA
- the LOC130710217 gene encoding small acidic protein 1 — MRPMDLFGEMEEQVSSTMAMDVDDVDPLEIFAEGVISADHKLADADFFNSFQDDFDDADIN, encoded by the coding sequence ATGAGGCCAATGGACTTGTTCGGTGAGATGGAGGAGCAGGTGTCATCGACGATGGCGATGGACGTTGACGACGTCGACCCTCTGGAGATCTTCGCCGAGGGCGTTATCTCCGCCGATCACAAACTCGCCGATGCCGATTTCTTCAACTCCTTCCAAGACGATTTCGATGACGCTGATATCAACTAG
- the LOC130710216 gene encoding uncharacterized protein LOC130710216 isoform X2, translating to MESKSDRADDKKRQPISMFPDLNGVFSSLLQTDGEDAGYISICGYGSLLSERSARATFPNLTNFRIARLTGFRRLFSAVGAFFFTQGIANLKTEEIAGLSAEPCEGEVIVVTVFDIKKTEIPAFIKREREYRFVAVVPESLDGKPFTNPAVLCTSYTDEEFFKFRCIEGREIYFEQYGEYEIHKIWRDDVLPCRVYLRHCTKSLWLREGSCLMVINSAESTYGLLEELEKPFSQEVKTLQTRPQKPISCLRKSKLSLVLSLTAKPLRQDQRRLLE from the exons ATGGAATCAAAGTCTGATCGAGCTGATGACAAAAAACGCCAACCAATCTCCATGTTCCCTGATCTCAACGGCGTCTTCTCCTCCCTCCTCCAAACAGATGGAGAAGATGCCGGTTACATCTCCATATGCGGCTACGGTTCTCTCCTCTCCG AGAGAAGTGCCAGAGCCACATTCCCCAACCTTACTAACTTCAGAATCGCCAGATTAACCGGCTTCCGCCGCCTCTTCTCCGCCGTTGGAGCCTTTTTCTTCACTCAAGGCATCGCAAACCTCAAAACAGAG GAAATTGCTGGCCTCTCAGCTGAGCCTTGTGAAGGTGAAGTTATTGTAGTCACGGTTTTTGATATTAAAAAAACAGAG ATTCCAGCATTTATCAAAAGGGAGCGCGAATATCGGTTTGTAGCT GTTGTCCCTGAATCACTAGATGGGAAGCCCTTTACCAATCCAGCA GTCCTTTGTACTTCTTACACCGATGAAGAATTCTTTAAATTCAGATGCATTG AGGGCAGGGAAATATATTTTGAACAATATGGAGAGTATGAGATCCATAAGATTTGGCGTGATGATGTTTTACCGTGCCGTGTTTATCTTCGTCATTG CACCAAATCATTGTGGCTAAGAGAAGGGTCATGTTTGATGGTCATCAACTCAGCTGAGAGCACATATGGTCTACTAGAGGAGCTTGAAAAACCATTCAGCCAAGAAGTAAAAACATTACAAACAAGACCACAAAAACCAATCAGTTGCTTGCGCAAATCAAAGTTGTCATTAGTGTTGAGCTTAACTGCAAAACCACTAAGGCAAGACCAAAGACGTTTGTTGGAGTAG
- the LOC130710216 gene encoding uncharacterized protein LOC130710216 isoform X3, whose amino-acid sequence MESKSDRADDKKRQPISMFPDLNGVFSSLLQTDGEDAGYISICGYGSLLSERSARATFPNLTNFRIARLTGFRRLFSAVGAFFFTQGIANLKTEEIAGLSAEPCEGEVIVVTVFDIKKTEIPAFIKREREYRFVAVVPESLDGKPFTNPAVLCTSYTDEEFFKFRCIEGREIYFEQYGEYEIHKIWRDDVLPCRVYLRHCSLYLQSLIW is encoded by the exons ATGGAATCAAAGTCTGATCGAGCTGATGACAAAAAACGCCAACCAATCTCCATGTTCCCTGATCTCAACGGCGTCTTCTCCTCCCTCCTCCAAACAGATGGAGAAGATGCCGGTTACATCTCCATATGCGGCTACGGTTCTCTCCTCTCCG AGAGAAGTGCCAGAGCCACATTCCCCAACCTTACTAACTTCAGAATCGCCAGATTAACCGGCTTCCGCCGCCTCTTCTCCGCCGTTGGAGCCTTTTTCTTCACTCAAGGCATCGCAAACCTCAAAACAGAG GAAATTGCTGGCCTCTCAGCTGAGCCTTGTGAAGGTGAAGTTATTGTAGTCACGGTTTTTGATATTAAAAAAACAGAG ATTCCAGCATTTATCAAAAGGGAGCGCGAATATCGGTTTGTAGCT GTTGTCCCTGAATCACTAGATGGGAAGCCCTTTACCAATCCAGCA GTCCTTTGTACTTCTTACACCGATGAAGAATTCTTTAAATTCAGATGCATTG AGGGCAGGGAAATATATTTTGAACAATATGGAGAGTATGAGATCCATAAGATTTGGCGTGATGATGTTTTACCGTGCCGTGTTTATCTTCGTCATTG TAGCTTATATCTGCAGTCTCTCATTTGGTAG